The Nocardioides humi genome includes a region encoding these proteins:
- a CDS encoding alpha/beta hydrolase: MKRALTIVASVATATALLVPSGSGSAAPSAPQASEKAPSYTPPAPVWGACTNQRLVDAGAECAMLEVPLDYDKPKGKKIQIAVSRVLHTDPDYKGMIAVNPGGPGGSGLIYSILGPAIPNGVGAKYDWYGFDPRGVGSSTPSLSCNPNYPGAGYDRPNYVPKKKKDLKWWQRTTKKYAKACSKSDAKRLLKHMHTTDVAQDLDSLRKAVGQPKLNYYGFSYGTYLGQVYATMFPKKVGRFVWDGVLNAKNAFYQANIDQNIQFDKNSKVYFKWLAKNDATFGLGTKGKKIRKGYYKLLKQLDKQPAAEGKLGPDELNDVLLSAAYYVYDWAEIGAAYAKLVTTGDGADLIAMYDEPGDDNGFAVYNGVQCTDAKWPGWKQTEADTRRVHKKHPFLAWNNTWYNAPCLNWPATSRDAFEVSGKKVKSRILMVAETRDAATVFSGAVATRKAFPTSFLIEGKGGTTHSGSLSGVECTDNLIASYLDTGVLPKRKKNKRSDLKCDPVPQPAAAAPARGTGPLTVDDRMPAYLRKALIEAQSTGR; this comes from the coding sequence GTGAAGAGAGCACTGACGATCGTGGCGTCGGTAGCGACGGCAACGGCGCTGCTGGTGCCCAGTGGGAGCGGAAGCGCGGCGCCATCGGCCCCGCAGGCCAGCGAGAAGGCCCCTTCGTACACCCCGCCGGCGCCCGTCTGGGGCGCCTGCACCAACCAGCGGTTGGTCGACGCGGGGGCGGAGTGCGCCATGCTCGAGGTCCCGCTCGACTACGACAAGCCCAAGGGCAAGAAGATCCAGATCGCGGTCAGCCGGGTGCTCCACACGGACCCCGACTACAAGGGCATGATCGCGGTCAACCCGGGCGGCCCCGGCGGCTCCGGCCTGATCTACTCCATCCTGGGCCCGGCCATCCCCAACGGCGTGGGCGCGAAGTACGACTGGTACGGCTTCGACCCGCGCGGTGTCGGCAGCAGCACCCCGTCGCTGAGCTGCAACCCCAACTACCCGGGGGCGGGCTACGACCGGCCCAACTACGTGCCCAAGAAGAAGAAGGACCTCAAGTGGTGGCAGCGGACCACCAAGAAGTACGCCAAGGCGTGCTCGAAGTCCGACGCCAAGCGGCTGCTCAAGCACATGCACACCACGGACGTCGCCCAGGACCTCGACAGCCTGCGCAAGGCCGTGGGGCAGCCGAAGCTGAACTACTACGGCTTCTCCTACGGCACCTACCTCGGTCAGGTCTACGCCACGATGTTCCCGAAGAAGGTCGGCCGGTTCGTCTGGGACGGCGTCCTCAACGCGAAGAACGCCTTCTACCAGGCCAATATCGACCAGAACATCCAGTTCGACAAGAACAGCAAGGTCTACTTCAAGTGGCTGGCCAAGAACGACGCGACCTTCGGGCTCGGCACCAAGGGCAAGAAGATCCGCAAGGGCTACTACAAGCTGCTCAAGCAGCTCGACAAGCAGCCCGCCGCCGAGGGGAAGCTCGGGCCGGACGAGCTCAACGACGTCCTGCTCAGCGCCGCCTACTACGTCTACGACTGGGCGGAGATCGGCGCGGCGTACGCCAAGCTGGTCACGACCGGTGACGGCGCCGACCTGATCGCCATGTACGACGAGCCGGGCGACGACAACGGCTTCGCCGTCTACAACGGCGTGCAGTGCACCGACGCGAAGTGGCCCGGCTGGAAGCAGACCGAGGCCGACACCCGGCGCGTGCACAAGAAGCACCCGTTCCTGGCGTGGAACAACACCTGGTACAACGCGCCCTGCCTGAACTGGCCGGCCACGTCGCGCGACGCGTTCGAGGTCAGCGGCAAGAAGGTGAAGTCGCGGATCCTGATGGTCGCCGAGACCAGGGACGCCGCCACGGTGTTCTCCGGCGCGGTGGCCACCCGCAAGGCGTTCCCGACCTCGTTCCTCATCGAGGGCAAGGGCGGTACGACGCACTCCGGCTCGCTGTCCGGTGTCGAGTGCACCGACAACCTGATCGCGAGCTACCTCGACACCGGTGTGCTGCCGAAGCGCAAGAAGAACAAGCGCAGCGACCTCAAGTGCGACCCGGTCCCGCAGCCCGCGGCGGCGGCCCCCGCGCGCGGCACCGGTCCGCTCACGGTCGACGACCGGATGCCGGCGTACCTGAGGAAGGCGCTGATCGAGGCGCAGTCGACGGGGCGCTGA
- a CDS encoding ABC transporter ATP-binding protein has translation MVAGLVTPTEGQVRIGGKVVTEPSRDTAYMLARDALFPWRSALENVMLGLEVRGVPRAERRAVAQEWMQRVHLGGFERARVTELSQGMRQRVAIARTLAGSPRCILMDEPFAALDAQTRLLIQQEFLGLWARSGATVVFVTHDLQEAVALSDRVVLMGSRPGRIAKEVDIDLPRPRNMTEIQADPEWQRVYLELQDALKEETAAMRAEREEATA, from the coding sequence ATGGTGGCGGGCCTCGTGACGCCGACCGAGGGACAGGTCAGGATCGGTGGCAAGGTCGTCACCGAGCCCAGCCGCGACACCGCCTACATGCTGGCGCGAGACGCGCTGTTCCCGTGGCGCAGCGCGCTCGAGAACGTCATGCTCGGCCTCGAGGTCCGCGGCGTGCCGCGCGCGGAGCGCCGGGCCGTCGCCCAGGAGTGGATGCAGCGGGTGCACCTCGGTGGCTTCGAGCGTGCCCGGGTCACCGAGCTCTCCCAGGGGATGCGACAGCGCGTCGCCATCGCGCGCACGCTGGCCGGGTCGCCGCGCTGCATCCTGATGGACGAGCCGTTCGCCGCCCTCGACGCCCAGACCCGGCTCCTGATCCAGCAGGAGTTCCTCGGCCTGTGGGCCCGCTCGGGTGCCACGGTCGTCTTCGTCACCCACGACCTCCAGGAGGCCGTCGCGCTGAGCGATCGCGTGGTGCTCATGGGCAGCCGGCCCGGCCGGATCGCCAAGGAGGTCGACATCGACCTGCCGCGCCCGCGGAACATGACCGAGATCCAGGCCGACCCCGAGTGGCAACGCGTCTACCTGGAGCTGCAGGACGCCCTCAAGGAGGAGACCGCGGCGATGCGCGCCGAACGCGAGGAGGCAACGGCATGA
- a CDS encoding ABC transporter permease: protein MSDTRTTAEPPTVPGPARTGGTEDRSAVHQRLIRARRARRIRTIGTMWAMRVGVVVLLLGVWEAAHAFEWMNPVFISDPRSVAESLVDMIRSGDLWADGWATLKAAMLGLLIGGSGGIIGGLVLAEFPTFREAVRPIVTLANALPRPALAPIFLVWFGLGIGSKVAVAVSIVFFLLLINTLAGVDGVDSDRAMLSRTLRMSRLQRFRLLQLPTAGPSIIAGLRLGAVYSVLGAVVAEMVASTDGLGLRLVRAANSFDIAGSFAILFVLALLAYALDWVIGQVERRLSWQVRAAD from the coding sequence ATGAGCGACACCCGCACGACCGCCGAGCCGCCGACGGTGCCCGGCCCCGCCCGCACCGGCGGCACCGAGGACCGCTCGGCCGTTCACCAACGGCTGATCCGAGCCCGCCGGGCCCGTCGGATCCGGACCATCGGCACCATGTGGGCGATGCGGGTTGGGGTCGTGGTGCTCCTGCTCGGCGTCTGGGAGGCGGCCCACGCCTTCGAGTGGATGAACCCCGTCTTCATCAGCGATCCCCGCAGCGTCGCCGAGAGCCTGGTCGACATGATCCGGTCCGGCGACCTCTGGGCCGACGGCTGGGCGACCCTCAAGGCCGCGATGCTCGGCCTGCTGATCGGTGGCAGCGGCGGCATCATCGGCGGCCTGGTGCTCGCCGAGTTCCCGACCTTCCGCGAGGCGGTCCGGCCCATCGTCACGCTCGCCAACGCGCTGCCCCGCCCGGCCCTGGCGCCGATCTTCCTGGTCTGGTTCGGCCTCGGCATCGGCTCCAAGGTCGCCGTGGCCGTCAGCATCGTGTTCTTCCTGCTGCTCATCAACACGCTGGCCGGCGTCGACGGCGTGGACAGCGACCGGGCGATGCTGTCGCGGACCCTGCGGATGTCGCGCCTGCAGCGGTTCCGCCTGCTGCAGCTGCCGACGGCCGGCCCGTCGATCATCGCCGGCCTGCGCCTCGGCGCCGTCTACTCGGTGCTCGGCGCCGTGGTCGCCGAGATGGTCGCCTCGACCGACGGCCTGGGCCTGCGCCTCGTCCGGGCCGCGAACTCCTTCGACATCGCCGGCTCCTTCGCCATCCTCTTCGTCCTGGCCCTGCTCGCCTACGCCCTCGACTGGGTGATCGGGCAGGTGGAGCGCCGCCTCTCGTGGCAGGTCCGCGCCGCCGACTGA
- a CDS encoding response regulator encodes MTVRVLVADDDALLRAGLAVVVGTDPGLELVGEAADGLDAVRTAGEVAPDVVLMDVRMPGVDGIEATRRILALGGGTRVLVLTTFPDDEYVAAALRAGASGFLLKRVAPERLLEAVHTVARGEALLDPAVTRAVVERSIHAEPAHADASARGPLAALTERELEVFALVGEGRSNREIAVALTLAESTVQTHVKRILAKLGARDRAQAVAIAFRSGLVDPRSPR; translated from the coding sequence ATGACGGTCCGGGTGCTGGTGGCCGACGACGACGCCCTGCTGCGGGCCGGGCTCGCGGTGGTGGTGGGGACCGACCCGGGGCTCGAGCTCGTCGGGGAGGCGGCCGACGGCCTCGACGCCGTACGGACGGCGGGCGAGGTGGCGCCCGACGTCGTCCTGATGGATGTGCGGATGCCCGGCGTCGACGGGATCGAGGCGACCCGCCGGATCCTGGCGCTGGGCGGCGGGACGCGGGTCCTGGTGCTGACGACCTTCCCCGACGACGAGTACGTCGCCGCGGCGCTGCGGGCCGGCGCGTCCGGGTTCCTGCTCAAGCGGGTGGCCCCCGAGCGGCTGCTCGAGGCCGTCCACACCGTCGCCCGGGGGGAGGCGCTGCTCGACCCCGCGGTCACCCGCGCCGTGGTGGAGCGGTCGATCCATGCCGAGCCGGCGCACGCCGACGCGTCCGCGCGGGGCCCGCTGGCCGCGCTGACCGAGCGCGAGCTCGAGGTCTTCGCGCTGGTCGGCGAGGGCCGGTCGAACCGGGAGATCGCGGTCGCCCTGACCCTCGCCGAGTCGACGGTCCAGACCCACGTCAAGCGGATCCTCGCCAAGCTCGGCGCCCGCGATCGCGCCCAGGCCGTCGCGATCGCGTTCCGCAGCGGGCTGGTCGATCCCCGGTCGCCGAGGTGA
- a CDS encoding sensor histidine kinase, giving the protein MRVLGRLLPLLAAGYAAIALTDLLGGTGRPAAEVTVGVVGTLVLSASMVLAPRAPLAALLVAGGAVVVESAVHADVAISPAATLVSIVVVGRLADRRRAAAGLLVAIASVLAYYAFSPPSSPAELVSTLVAYTAFWALAYAWARRDEEAERARRADRALLLAELRTQMARDLHDIIGHTLNVVVVHAGAARLSLDGAPAVSRDLLLQIEHVGREAMADLDDAVATLRDPAAGTDRPLRPTTAGLADLPALVERFAASGVRASLVVDPALLTPDGAPSYAVAREAYRIVQESLTNALKHAAPCRAQVEVSTSGDHVVVTVRDDGAGPPEHWLPGRGLGGIRERATRVGGTARLGPVGAGAPGFRVEARLPLDRQPA; this is encoded by the coding sequence GTGCGCGTGCTAGGACGCCTGCTGCCGCTGCTCGCGGCCGGCTACGCGGCGATCGCGCTGACCGACCTGCTCGGCGGCACGGGTCGTCCCGCCGCCGAGGTGACGGTCGGGGTGGTGGGCACGCTGGTGCTGAGCGCCAGCATGGTGCTCGCGCCGCGGGCTCCGCTCGCCGCGCTGCTGGTCGCCGGCGGCGCGGTGGTGGTCGAGTCGGCGGTCCATGCCGACGTCGCCATCTCGCCGGCCGCGACCCTGGTCAGCATCGTCGTGGTCGGCCGGCTGGCCGACCGGCGGCGAGCCGCGGCCGGCCTGCTGGTGGCGATCGCCAGCGTGCTGGCCTACTACGCCTTCAGCCCGCCGAGCTCGCCCGCCGAGCTGGTGTCGACCCTCGTCGCCTACACCGCGTTCTGGGCGCTGGCCTACGCCTGGGCCCGGCGCGACGAGGAAGCCGAGCGGGCCCGCCGGGCCGACCGCGCGCTGCTGCTGGCCGAGCTGCGGACCCAGATGGCGCGCGACCTGCACGACATCATCGGGCACACCCTCAACGTGGTCGTCGTGCACGCCGGGGCCGCCCGGCTCTCGCTCGACGGCGCCCCCGCGGTCAGCCGGGACCTGCTGCTGCAGATCGAGCACGTCGGCCGCGAGGCGATGGCCGACCTCGACGACGCGGTCGCCACGCTGCGCGATCCCGCGGCCGGCACCGACCGGCCGCTGCGGCCGACGACGGCGGGCCTCGCGGACCTGCCCGCGCTGGTGGAGCGCTTCGCCGCCTCGGGCGTCCGGGCCTCGCTCGTCGTCGACCCCGCGCTGCTCACGCCGGACGGCGCGCCGTCGTACGCCGTCGCCCGCGAGGCCTACCGGATCGTCCAGGAGTCGCTGACCAACGCGCTCAAGCACGCCGCGCCCTGCCGGGCGCAGGTCGAGGTCAGCACGAGCGGCGACCACGTCGTGGTCACGGTGCGTGACGACGGCGCCGGGCCGCCGGAGCACTGGCTCCCCGGCCGCGGGCTCGGGGGCATCCGGGAGCGCGCCACCCGCGTCGGCGGTACGGCGCGGCTCGGCCCGGTCGGCGCCGGCGCTCCCGGCTTCCGGGTGGAGGCCCGGCTGCCGCTCGATCGGCAGCCGGCATGA
- a CDS encoding ABC transporter substrate-binding protein, whose translation MSTTIRKVAAALAAATLALGLAACGSESTDGQKTEDGLTKLTLQKYEGALLYTSDIIAQEQGFYEDNGLEVSFVNPGDGATSMQLLANGDTSGVIGDISGGLAAHSKGQPIVAVGSVINKNLFQISASKELLSVEGDWKAKMTALKGRTIAVPGIGGSASLTMTGLLESAGLDPEKDVTIVSVTTIPAAVSQLEQGTIDAFIYIPPAANVIENAGAGGLYLDIANDGPEEFQSALIAMLANQKWAEENPDSVEAWVQSQQDAIDWMRDPANREAVIDVIASNTTSDDRDLAGQLLDYLVDTAYSATPDGLPVDEEILQQQIDTQVKGGVVADGTLSADDMLVER comes from the coding sequence ATGTCCACCACCATCCGCAAGGTCGCTGCCGCCCTCGCGGCCGCCACCTTGGCGCTCGGGCTCGCTGCGTGCGGTTCCGAGTCGACCGACGGCCAGAAGACCGAGGACGGCCTGACCAAGCTGACGCTGCAGAAGTACGAGGGCGCGCTGCTCTACACCAGCGACATCATCGCCCAGGAGCAGGGCTTCTACGAGGACAACGGCCTGGAGGTCAGCTTCGTCAACCCCGGCGACGGCGCGACCTCGATGCAGCTGCTCGCCAACGGCGACACCAGCGGCGTCATCGGCGACATCAGCGGCGGCCTGGCCGCGCACAGCAAGGGCCAGCCGATCGTCGCCGTCGGCAGCGTCATCAACAAGAACCTCTTCCAGATCTCGGCCTCGAAGGAGCTCCTCTCGGTCGAGGGCGACTGGAAGGCGAAGATGACCGCGCTCAAGGGCCGCACGATCGCCGTGCCCGGCATCGGTGGCAGCGCCAGCCTGACGATGACCGGACTGCTCGAGTCAGCCGGCCTGGACCCCGAGAAGGACGTCACCATCGTCTCGGTCACCACCATCCCGGCGGCGGTGTCCCAGCTCGAGCAGGGCACGATCGACGCCTTCATCTACATCCCTCCGGCGGCGAACGTGATCGAGAACGCCGGCGCCGGCGGTCTCTACCTCGACATCGCCAACGACGGACCCGAGGAGTTCCAGAGCGCGCTGATCGCGATGCTGGCCAACCAGAAGTGGGCCGAGGAGAACCCCGACTCCGTCGAGGCGTGGGTGCAGTCCCAGCAGGACGCGATCGACTGGATGCGGGACCCGGCCAACCGTGAGGCGGTCATCGACGTGATCGCGTCGAACACCACCAGCGACGACCGCGACCTCGCCGGCCAGCTCCTCGACTACCTGGTCGACACGGCGTACTCCGCGACGCCCGACGGACTCCCGGTCGACGAGGAGATCCTGCAGCAGCAGATCGACACCCAGGTCAAGGGCGGGGTCGTCGCCGACGGCACGTTGAGCGCCGACGACATGCTGGTCGAGCGCTGA
- a CDS encoding DUF2306 domain-containing protein yields MPTTEPVSPTSPDSPDSSGAATRPAHGRRWWWWFALTSVAITVLAVGPYLTASLAELSVDDHGVASNYVDRPAPFRVALYLHASFAGVALLLSPLQFATRLRRRRPRIHRAVGRMVLAAILVSGLAGLVLSFVNEAGPIGVVGFGGLALAWLACAGAAYRTARRRDLAAHRRWAIRTFALTYAGVTLRLQTILLVTLQVALGGDADLAFDRAYYVVTLSSWVPNLLVAEWYLRRGRGR; encoded by the coding sequence ATGCCGACGACCGAGCCCGTCTCGCCGACCTCCCCCGACAGTCCCGACTCCTCCGGCGCTGCCACCCGCCCGGCCCACGGCCGGCGCTGGTGGTGGTGGTTCGCCCTGACCTCGGTCGCGATCACGGTGCTCGCCGTCGGCCCGTACCTCACGGCGTCGCTGGCCGAGCTCTCCGTCGACGACCACGGCGTCGCGAGCAACTACGTCGACCGGCCGGCGCCGTTCCGGGTCGCGCTCTACCTCCACGCGTCCTTCGCCGGCGTGGCGCTGCTGCTCTCGCCGCTGCAGTTCGCGACCCGGTTGCGGCGTCGGCGCCCCCGGATCCACCGCGCGGTCGGGCGGATGGTGCTGGCGGCGATCCTGGTCTCCGGGCTGGCGGGGCTGGTGCTGTCGTTCGTCAACGAGGCCGGGCCGATCGGCGTCGTCGGCTTCGGGGGACTGGCGCTCGCCTGGCTCGCGTGCGCGGGCGCGGCGTACCGCACCGCCCGGCGCCGCGACCTCGCCGCCCATCGGCGCTGGGCGATCCGGACGTTCGCGCTGACCTACGCCGGCGTGACGCTGCGGCTGCAGACCATCCTCCTCGTCACCCTCCAGGTGGCGCTGGGCGGGGACGCGGACCTCGCCTTCGACCGGGCGTACTACGTCGTGACGCTGTCGAGCTGGGTGCCGAACCTGCTCGTCGCCGAGTGGTACCTGCGCCGCGGCCGCGGCAGGTGA